The following are from one region of the Nicotiana tabacum cultivar K326 chromosome 3, ASM71507v2, whole genome shotgun sequence genome:
- the LOC107805810 gene encoding uncharacterized protein LOC107805810, which translates to MKNAIRCCISCILPCGALDVIRIVHANGKVEEISETHVKAAEIMKLYPKHVLKKPSTSYSSEGVICPKIVVLPPDAELQRGKIYFLMPIPASSTEKTRSRPSTTTKKKKTRSSSLPQAHDHGNIGGTNGNSNSNSNSNNLMVSNDQYLSEILSEKISTQRDRRRGRVGVWRPHLESISETSSDQP; encoded by the coding sequence ATGAAAAACGCAATAAGATGCTGCATATCTTGCATACTACCGTGTGGGGCACTTGATGTGATTAGAATAGTTCATGCTAATGGCAAAGTTGAAGAGATAAGTGAAACTCATGTAAAAGCAGCTGAGATTATGAAGCTTTACCCTAAACATGTACTAAAGAAGCCATCAACATCTTATTCCTCAGAAGGAGTAATTTGTCCCAAGATCGTTGTACTTCCTCCTGATGCTGAACTTCAACGTGGCAAGATTTATTTCCTTATGCCAATCCCAGCTTCTTCAACTGAGAAAACTCGTTCAAGACCATCAACtacaacaaagaaaaagaagacaagaTCTTCTTCATTACCCCAAGCTCATGATCATGGGAATATTGGCGGAACTAAtggtaatagtaatagtaatagtaatagcaATAATTTGATGGTTTCTAATGATCAATATTTGAGTGAAATTTTGTCGGAGAAAATCTCAACACAAAGAgatagaagaagaggaagagttgGTGTATGGAGACCTCACTTAGAGAGCATTTCTGAGACTTCAAGTGATCAACCATAA